From the genome of Myxococcota bacterium, one region includes:
- a CDS encoding CPBP family intramembrane glutamic endopeptidase, producing the protein MAADSTLLRAPAIDWPTIAGCLGLDALGLFGLPALHLHGLRGYAWWALCFGASFGLLARARQGDRRALGLGWQIEPSAAFWLRVSAWMIGAIALGFAAAVVPSRSGSDPFGFCRPAGEVGIQRISDDVLLAPALEELAFRFLLCGALAGRLSPGANIALSGAVFALAHVVLGGIGPDSLLGGFFLAWAFLRSGTIVVPVAMHAIGNALLLALTGSGALALLACPS; encoded by the coding sequence TTGGCTGCTGACTCGACCCTGCTCCGTGCGCCGGCGATCGATTGGCCAACGATCGCCGGTTGCCTGGGGCTGGACGCCCTGGGGCTGTTCGGGCTGCCGGCGCTGCACCTGCACGGGCTGCGCGGCTACGCCTGGTGGGCCCTGTGTTTCGGCGCGAGCTTCGGTCTGCTCGCGCGGGCGCGGCAGGGGGACCGGCGCGCGCTCGGCCTGGGGTGGCAGATCGAGCCGAGCGCGGCCTTCTGGCTCCGGGTATCCGCCTGGATGATCGGCGCGATCGCATTGGGGTTCGCAGCCGCCGTGGTGCCGTCGCGCTCCGGCAGCGACCCGTTCGGCTTCTGCCGGCCGGCCGGGGAGGTCGGAATCCAGCGCATCTCCGACGACGTGCTCCTGGCCCCGGCCCTCGAAGAGCTCGCGTTCCGCTTCCTCCTGTGCGGGGCGCTCGCCGGAAGACTCTCGCCGGGCGCGAACATCGCGCTGAGTGGCGCCGTGTTCGCGCTCGCGCACGTCGTGCTCGGCGGGATCGGGCCGGACAGCTTGCTCGGCGGCTTCTTTCTGGCCTGGGCGTTCCTGCGCAGCGGAACGATCGTGGTGCCGGTGGCGATGCACGCGATCGGCAACGCCCTGTTGCTCGCACTCACCGGCAGCGGCGCGCTGGCGCTCTTGGCCTGTCCCAGCTAG
- a CDS encoding DUF4124 domain-containing protein gives MRRVTLPLALALTWTLCGPSPLARAQIYRWEDAQGHLHYSSEPPPAGAKSLGTLDTSQSKGQDEAPRPQADARAAEQDQASAEEGAESQEPVEPQVLALEGSSLRVEVSVPPSCTRRKSNGGDARVLALYDCGQRNGRSEGMLAIVSSRETHMTRNDVQNACRAQSQLLQVTTAVLRDTVTVKEASCDAERRQFVLSGTYRKRPDLPEAQVTFVPTTDGLIAAVAMWQRSSRPSTVGILRAASQSLSVPDDHIVWPSDEKGGGSFFEELAKSMNEAQQKDAAHAQGPDVETPMAWVFLLLGAAGLFKLYRILSSDELGARMRKTR, from the coding sequence ATGCGGCGAGTCACCCTCCCCCTCGCGCTCGCTCTGACTTGGACGCTGTGCGGCCCGAGCCCGCTCGCGCGTGCCCAGATCTACCGCTGGGAGGACGCTCAGGGCCACCTGCACTACTCGAGCGAGCCGCCGCCCGCCGGCGCGAAGTCACTCGGCACCCTGGACACGAGCCAGTCCAAGGGCCAGGACGAAGCGCCCCGGCCGCAGGCCGATGCGCGTGCCGCGGAGCAGGACCAGGCTTCGGCCGAGGAAGGCGCGGAGTCACAAGAGCCCGTGGAGCCGCAGGTCCTCGCGCTCGAGGGCTCGAGCCTGCGCGTCGAAGTCTCGGTCCCTCCGTCCTGCACACGGCGCAAGTCGAACGGCGGCGACGCGCGCGTGCTCGCGCTCTACGACTGCGGCCAGCGGAACGGGCGCAGCGAAGGCATGCTGGCGATCGTCTCCAGCCGCGAGACGCACATGACTCGGAACGACGTCCAGAACGCCTGCCGCGCGCAGTCACAGCTCTTGCAGGTCACCACCGCGGTGCTCCGAGACACCGTCACGGTGAAGGAGGCGAGCTGCGACGCGGAGCGGCGCCAGTTCGTGCTGAGCGGCACCTACCGCAAGCGCCCCGACCTGCCCGAGGCGCAGGTGACGTTCGTGCCCACCACCGACGGCCTGATCGCGGCGGTCGCCATGTGGCAGCGCAGCTCGCGGCCCAGCACGGTCGGCATCCTGCGCGCCGCGAGTCAGTCGCTCTCCGTGCCCGACGACCACATCGTGTGGCCGAGCGACGAAAAGGGCGGCGGCAGCTTCTTCGAGGAGCTCGCCAAGTCGATGAACGAGGCCCAGCAGAAGGACGCCGCTCACGCGCAGGGTCCCGACGTCGAGACCCCGATGGCCTGGGTCTTCCTCCTGCTCGGCGCCGCGGGCCTGTTCAAGCTCTACCGGATCCTGAGCTCCGACGAGCTCGGCGCCCGCATGCGCAAGACGCGCTAG